A single region of the Actinoplanes sp. SE50/110 genome encodes:
- a CDS encoding PaaI family thioesterase translates to MTQTQASLVASRTRTFSWTDPAEHARLFVERSGLEVLQAMAAGEVPPPPIFQLIGGNRLEVEPGSVTITLDPQEFHYNPIGTVHGGIIATLLDTAAACSVQTTLPAGIGYTSMDLNVKFLRAVTVNTGLVRCTGTVLQSGRRTALAEARLTDARGRLVAHATSSCLIFDLPKA, encoded by the coding sequence ATGACCCAGACTCAGGCATCGCTCGTGGCGAGCCGGACCCGCACCTTCTCCTGGACCGACCCGGCCGAGCACGCGCGGCTGTTCGTGGAGCGCAGCGGGCTGGAGGTGCTCCAGGCGATGGCGGCCGGCGAGGTGCCACCCCCGCCGATCTTCCAGCTGATCGGCGGCAACCGGCTGGAGGTCGAACCGGGCAGCGTCACGATCACGCTGGACCCGCAGGAGTTCCACTACAACCCGATCGGCACCGTGCACGGCGGGATCATCGCCACCCTGCTGGACACCGCGGCCGCCTGCTCGGTACAGACCACACTGCCCGCCGGCATCGGCTACACCAGCATGGACCTCAACGTGAAGTTCCTGCGCGCGGTCACCGTCAACACCGGTCTGGTTCGCTGCACCGGCACGGTCCTGCAGAGCGGCCGCCGCACCGCGCTGGCCGAGGCGCGCCTGACCGACGCCCGAGGTCGCCTGGTCGCCCACGCGACCTCGAGCTGCCTGATCTTCGACCTGCCCAAGGCCTGA
- the hisS gene encoding histidine--tRNA ligase gives MIEQYALDKIRSTFELYGFAPLETRAVEPLETLLSKGETSKEVYLLHRLQEDESGKREDQLGLHFDLTVPFARFVVENHGKLVFPFRRYQIQKVWRGERPQEGRYREFLQADIDVVNRDTLPFHFDTEMPLVIGDVFRSLPIPRATILVNNRKVCEGFYRGLGLADTAQVLRTVDKLDKIGPDKVAAALVETAGATDAQAAACLKLAGISAADASFVDAVRALGVSDPLLDEGLAELEQVVVAANEHAPGLIRAELKIARGLDYYTGTVYETQLQGYERFGSICSGGRYETLASVGNTRFPGVGISIGVSRMLGLLFGQNAVSVSRTVPTCVLIALPSEEQRSVSERTAAALRRRGIPTEVAPTAAKFGKQIQFADRRGIPFVWFPGEPDTVKDIRSGEQVEADTATWTPPAADLHPVVTGA, from the coding sequence ATGATCGAGCAGTACGCGCTGGACAAGATCCGTTCCACCTTCGAGCTGTACGGTTTCGCCCCGCTGGAGACCCGCGCCGTCGAGCCGCTGGAGACGCTGCTCTCCAAGGGTGAGACGTCCAAAGAGGTCTATCTGCTGCACCGCCTGCAGGAGGACGAGTCCGGCAAGCGGGAGGACCAGCTCGGCCTGCACTTCGACCTGACCGTGCCGTTCGCCCGGTTCGTCGTGGAGAACCACGGCAAGTTGGTCTTCCCGTTCCGCCGTTACCAGATCCAGAAGGTGTGGCGCGGCGAGCGCCCGCAGGAGGGCCGCTACCGCGAGTTCCTGCAGGCCGACATCGACGTGGTCAACCGGGACACCCTGCCGTTCCACTTCGACACCGAGATGCCGCTGGTGATCGGCGACGTCTTCCGGTCGCTGCCGATCCCGCGGGCCACCATCCTGGTCAACAACCGGAAGGTCTGCGAGGGCTTCTACCGGGGTCTGGGGCTGGCGGACACCGCGCAGGTGCTGCGGACCGTCGACAAGCTCGACAAGATCGGCCCGGACAAGGTGGCGGCCGCGCTGGTCGAGACGGCCGGGGCCACCGACGCGCAGGCCGCGGCCTGTCTGAAGCTGGCCGGCATCTCGGCGGCGGACGCCTCGTTCGTGGACGCGGTCCGCGCGCTCGGCGTCAGCGACCCGCTGCTCGACGAGGGCCTGGCTGAGCTGGAGCAGGTGGTGGTGGCGGCCAACGAGCACGCGCCGGGCCTGATCCGGGCCGAGCTCAAGATCGCGCGCGGCCTGGATTACTACACCGGCACCGTCTACGAGACCCAATTGCAGGGGTACGAACGTTTCGGCTCGATCTGCTCGGGCGGCCGGTACGAGACGCTCGCGTCGGTCGGCAACACCCGTTTCCCGGGCGTGGGCATCTCGATCGGGGTGTCCCGGATGCTCGGCCTGCTGTTCGGACAGAACGCTGTGTCGGTGTCCCGCACCGTGCCGACGTGCGTGCTGATCGCGCTGCCCAGCGAGGAGCAGCGGAGCGTCTCGGAGCGGACCGCCGCGGCGCTGCGCCGGCGGGGCATCCCCACCGAGGTGGCGCCGACGGCGGCCAAGTTCGGCAAGCAGATCCAGTTCGCCGACCGGCGCGGCATCCCGTTCGTCTGGTTCCCCGGCGAGCCGGACACGGTCAAGGACATCCGGTCGGGGGAGCAGGTCGAGGCGGACACCGCGACCTGGACCCCGCCGGCCGCCGATCTGCACCCGGTGGTCACCGGAGCCTGA
- a CDS encoding serine/threonine-protein kinase, which yields MSTADLPGSGLLAGRYRLVERLGAGGMSVVWRGFDEVLGRQVAVKVLPPSTSADPSFRRRLRAEAQAAARLSHPHITNVYDYGEASTVDGEPVPYVVMELVDGESLAAVLARVRTLPWNQAVRISADVAAALAAAHARGIVHRDVTPANVMLTPAGAKVVDFGISALIGENDTDPDGSLLGTPAYLAPERLEGGQVSPATDVYAVGLLIYRMLIGQLPWDVGTTTALLRAHQYVEPDPLPPVDGLPREVDALVGRCLEKRPADRPPTAEVAHLLAGVAAGAQAAAATGFRGDWEDSGEDTTILPSGYPYAGMGPAAAATAPPALRPGGAVSPSAPADDRSPAPGRRQVRTRRALVVAGTIAVMSALTYGWSLAAPGAGDKRADAVTPGPSVVPAAGNCIVSYAVWSQEKGRFKAQVTLANRGDKPVDDWQLWFLMPGDQILSGRSLTQDQRAVTVHSASTLAPQQNTTVEIAGRFAKSNAAPMLFQLNGKTCQAYVSSSPGQPSRPVEQLSDGSVRLGDPASDSTPAPGISIDPVGIVHITPSTLPARPSTIPLPGSSSTATGGGGSTKPSDGASDTVQPEPAQSPTSKAPVEQPSNPPPGLPGASLDGCDSQDC from the coding sequence ATGAGCACGGCGGACCTACCCGGTTCGGGACTGCTCGCCGGGCGATACCGGCTGGTCGAGCGGCTCGGTGCCGGCGGGATGTCAGTGGTGTGGCGAGGGTTCGACGAAGTGCTGGGCCGTCAGGTGGCGGTCAAGGTCCTCCCGCCGTCCACCAGCGCGGACCCGTCGTTCCGGCGCCGACTGCGCGCCGAGGCGCAGGCCGCGGCGCGGCTGAGCCACCCGCACATCACCAACGTCTACGACTACGGCGAGGCCAGCACGGTCGACGGCGAGCCCGTGCCGTACGTCGTGATGGAGCTCGTCGACGGCGAGTCGCTGGCCGCCGTCCTGGCCCGGGTCCGCACCCTGCCGTGGAACCAGGCCGTCCGGATCAGCGCCGACGTGGCCGCCGCCCTGGCCGCCGCGCACGCGCGCGGGATCGTGCACCGCGACGTCACCCCGGCCAACGTGATGCTCACCCCGGCCGGGGCGAAAGTGGTCGACTTCGGCATCTCCGCCCTGATCGGGGAGAACGACACCGACCCGGACGGCAGCCTGCTCGGCACCCCCGCCTACCTGGCCCCCGAGCGGCTGGAAGGCGGCCAGGTCAGCCCGGCCACCGACGTCTACGCGGTCGGCCTGCTGATCTACCGGATGCTGATCGGTCAGCTCCCGTGGGACGTCGGCACCACCACCGCGCTGCTGCGCGCCCACCAGTACGTGGAGCCCGACCCGCTGCCGCCGGTCGACGGCCTGCCCCGCGAGGTGGACGCCCTGGTCGGCCGCTGTCTGGAGAAACGGCCGGCCGACCGGCCGCCGACCGCCGAGGTGGCGCACCTGCTCGCCGGCGTCGCGGCCGGCGCCCAGGCCGCCGCGGCCACCGGCTTCCGGGGCGACTGGGAGGACAGCGGCGAGGACACCACGATCCTGCCCTCCGGCTACCCGTACGCGGGGATGGGCCCGGCCGCCGCGGCCACCGCGCCCCCGGCCCTGCGTCCCGGTGGCGCCGTGTCGCCGTCCGCCCCGGCCGACGACCGGTCCCCGGCCCCCGGCAGGCGGCAGGTGCGCACCCGGCGGGCCCTGGTGGTGGCCGGCACCATCGCGGTGATGAGCGCGCTCACCTACGGCTGGAGCCTGGCCGCGCCCGGTGCCGGGGACAAGCGCGCCGACGCGGTCACGCCCGGCCCGAGCGTGGTGCCCGCGGCCGGCAACTGCATCGTCAGCTACGCCGTCTGGTCGCAGGAGAAGGGGCGCTTCAAGGCCCAGGTGACCCTGGCCAACCGGGGCGACAAGCCGGTCGACGACTGGCAGCTGTGGTTCCTGATGCCCGGCGACCAGATCCTGTCCGGCCGGTCGCTGACCCAGGACCAGCGGGCGGTCACCGTGCACTCGGCGAGCACCCTCGCTCCCCAGCAGAACACCACGGTCGAGATCGCCGGGCGGTTCGCCAAGAGCAACGCCGCCCCGATGCTGTTCCAGCTCAACGGCAAGACCTGTCAGGCGTACGTGTCGAGTTCACCCGGCCAGCCCTCCCGGCCGGTCGAGCAGCTCTCCGACGGCTCCGTGCGGCTCGGCGACCCCGCGTCGGACAGCACGCCGGCGCCCGGCATCTCGATCGACCCGGTCGGCATCGTGCACATCACGCCGAGCACCCTGCCGGCGCGTCCGTCGACCATCCCGCTGCCCGGCAGCAGCTCCACCGCCACCGGGGGCGGCGGCAGCACCAAGCCGAGCGACGGGGCGTCGGACACCGTCCAGCCGGAGCCGGCCCAGTCGCCGACCAGCAAGGCGCCGGTGGAGCAGCCGTCCAACCCGCCACCGGGGCTGCCCGGCGCGTCGCTCGACGGCTGCGACAGCCAGGACTGCTGA
- a CDS encoding cyanophycinase, with translation MDARLLLIGGAAGPALLIRFVELAGSASARIVVIATASAEPAVAEESSVGAFRQLGAGSVRALRLASRADANAPAAAAALREATGIFFTGGDQRRITTVLGGTATDSLLQELVAGGTTVLGGTSAGAAMMSATMIIGGDGPGVTAASVQTGPGLEFLPGVLIDQHFAQRGRLNRLLSAVALYPHELGLGIDEDTAILTDGDRFEVLGSGAVTVVDAGAATDIRVPPSGPIALAGVRVHVLPAGHTFHLTGRRPGIGDTPHEDREPAPPARPQRVSVPAGGGGPVAPGGADRPGDL, from the coding sequence GTGGACGCCCGGCTACTGCTGATCGGGGGCGCCGCCGGGCCGGCACTGCTCATCCGCTTCGTCGAGCTGGCCGGGTCGGCGTCCGCCCGGATCGTGGTGATCGCCACCGCCAGCGCGGAGCCGGCCGTCGCCGAGGAGTCCTCCGTCGGTGCCTTCCGGCAGCTGGGCGCCGGATCGGTGCGCGCGCTGCGGCTGGCCAGCCGGGCCGACGCCAACGCCCCCGCGGCGGCCGCCGCGCTGCGCGAGGCCACCGGAATCTTCTTCACCGGCGGCGACCAGCGGCGGATCACCACGGTGCTGGGCGGCACCGCGACCGACTCGCTGCTGCAGGAGCTGGTGGCCGGCGGTACGACGGTGCTCGGCGGGACCAGCGCGGGCGCCGCGATGATGTCGGCCACCATGATCATCGGCGGCGACGGTCCCGGAGTGACCGCGGCCAGCGTGCAGACCGGTCCCGGTCTGGAATTCCTGCCCGGCGTCCTGATCGACCAGCACTTCGCCCAGCGCGGCCGGCTGAACCGGCTGCTCAGCGCCGTCGCGCTCTACCCGCACGAGCTCGGCCTCGGCATCGACGAGGACACCGCGATCCTCACCGACGGCGACCGGTTCGAGGTGCTCGGCAGCGGCGCGGTGACGGTCGTCGACGCCGGCGCCGCCACCGACATCCGGGTCCCGCCCAGCGGGCCGATCGCCCTGGCCGGAGTGCGCGTCCACGTGCTGCCGGCCGGCCACACCTTCCACCTGACCGGCCGTCGGCCGGGGATCGGGGACACCCCTCATGAAGATCGAGAGCCTGCGCCGCCTGCGCGGCCCCAACGTGTATCTGTCCCGGCCGGCGGTGGTGGCCCGGTTGCGCCTGGAGGAGCTGACCGGCCGGGAGACCTCTGA
- a CDS encoding peptidylprolyl isomerase: MAPSKDRQRKLARAKYDRQMARRAVRERQRRRVLAGAGTALAVVLVVAAGLWIGGVFDGKGKSTTTEAQDDCIWTPFDKSKNANLKEVGTPPTKNVPQTGTEQMTVTTDLGAPLVATLDVASAPCAAASFSYLAGKQFFDGTPCHEVLDIGAVHCGDPSGTGLGGPTYSYYDENIPDRPAPSASAGAGTVAKPTVLYPKGTVATIGNPAGSNGSQFLIFFKDYAPTAAPTYSILGQVTGGLDTLAKIAKIPTVADSAGDKVTPKEKITIKSLTVAADTVAAAPSASVQS; the protein is encoded by the coding sequence GTGGCTCCCAGCAAGGACCGGCAGCGCAAGCTCGCGCGCGCGAAATACGATCGCCAGATGGCTCGCCGGGCCGTTCGGGAGCGTCAGCGCCGCCGCGTGCTGGCCGGCGCCGGCACCGCGCTCGCTGTCGTGCTGGTGGTCGCCGCCGGCCTGTGGATCGGCGGCGTCTTCGACGGCAAGGGCAAGTCGACCACCACCGAGGCGCAGGACGACTGCATCTGGACGCCGTTCGACAAGTCGAAGAACGCCAATCTCAAGGAGGTGGGCACCCCGCCCACCAAGAACGTCCCGCAGACCGGCACCGAGCAGATGACGGTCACCACCGACCTGGGTGCGCCGCTCGTCGCGACGCTCGACGTCGCGAGCGCCCCGTGCGCCGCGGCCAGCTTCTCGTACCTGGCCGGCAAGCAGTTCTTCGACGGCACGCCCTGCCACGAGGTCCTCGACATCGGCGCGGTCCACTGCGGTGACCCGAGCGGCACCGGCCTGGGCGGCCCGACGTACAGCTACTACGACGAGAACATCCCGGACCGGCCGGCGCCCAGCGCCTCCGCCGGCGCGGGCACGGTGGCCAAACCCACCGTGCTCTACCCCAAGGGAACCGTCGCCACGATCGGCAACCCGGCCGGCAGCAACGGCAGCCAGTTCCTCATCTTCTTCAAGGACTACGCGCCGACCGCCGCCCCGACCTACTCGATCCTGGGTCAGGTCACCGGTGGGCTGGACACGCTGGCGAAAATCGCCAAGATCCCCACGGTCGCCGACAGCGCCGGTGACAAGGTCACTCCCAAGGAGAAGATCACCATCAAGAGCCTGACCGTCGCCGCAGACACTGTCGCGGCAGCACCCTCGGCGAGCGTGCAGTCGTGA
- a CDS encoding MBL fold metallo-hydrolase — MLVASFPAQAFGTNCYVVAAGPGEQCLIVDPGIGVLDRLDEVLAQHRLSPAAVLLTHGHLDHTFSVAPVCGARGITAYVHPDDREMLADPSKGLSTDLSSLFGGRLQYSEPDDVAPLTDGAVLSLAGLQVTVDHAPGHTGGSVLFRLPGAGSSWDAEELCLSGDVLFAGSIGRTDLPGGSTPTMMASLRDKILPLADDTVVLPGHGPATTIGRERASNPYLRDLTAAPGRFL, encoded by the coding sequence GTGCTCGTCGCCAGCTTTCCGGCGCAGGCCTTCGGCACCAACTGCTATGTGGTGGCCGCCGGCCCGGGCGAGCAGTGCCTGATCGTCGACCCCGGCATCGGTGTGCTCGACCGGTTGGACGAGGTGCTGGCCCAGCACCGGCTGTCCCCGGCCGCGGTGCTGCTCACCCACGGCCACCTGGACCACACCTTCTCGGTCGCCCCGGTCTGCGGCGCCCGCGGCATCACCGCGTACGTGCACCCGGACGACCGGGAGATGCTGGCCGACCCGTCGAAGGGGCTGAGCACCGACCTGAGCTCGCTGTTCGGCGGCCGCCTGCAGTACTCCGAGCCGGACGACGTCGCCCCGCTGACCGACGGCGCGGTCCTCAGCCTCGCCGGGCTGCAGGTCACCGTCGACCACGCACCCGGCCATACCGGCGGGTCGGTGCTGTTCCGCCTGCCGGGCGCGGGCTCCTCCTGGGACGCGGAGGAGCTCTGTCTCTCCGGGGACGTGCTCTTCGCGGGCTCGATCGGACGCACCGACCTGCCGGGTGGCAGCACCCCGACGATGATGGCGTCGCTGCGGGACAAGATCCTGCCGCTCGCCGACGACACCGTCGTGCTGCCCGGCCACGGACCGGCCACGACCATCGGCCGTGAGCGCGCGTCGAACCCGTACCTGCGGGACCTGACCGCGGCGCCCGGCCGCTTCCTCTGA
- the cphA gene encoding cyanophycin synthetase, with translation MKIESLRRLRGPNVYLSRPAVVARLRLEELTGRETSDVTGFTERLLRALPGLAEHHCAAGAPGGFVSRLRGGTYFGHVTEHVCLELSQLIGRDVSFGRTVSAGEPGLYDVILECPVDESPESRVPGELLEAAVDLVLAVQAGQAGQPPRLAELAALAEREATGPSTRAIIAAARRRGIPVERFDDLSLVRLGWGTRRRMAWAAMTDRTSGVGIDIAGDKHVTRCLLGEAGIPVAAGGAATTVEEAVRLLDELGAPVVVKPRQGRQGRHVVLGLGTREAVERAFGEAGGDVVVERQLAGRDYRVLMVAGEVAAAAERIAAHVVGDGTTTLAGLVERTNADPRRGPGHSRVLTRIALDEVALRVAGIGPDDVPAEGETVWLRECANLSTGGTSRDVTDQVHPDVTRLCQRVVALVGLDIAGIDLRLPDIGAPLPPAGETEPAGGVIEVNAVPGLRMHLAPVRGRSRDVGDAIVRAMFPGGSDGRIPTVAVTGTNGKTTVTRLTAHLLGGGGHRVGAATTDGVFVDGRAVYLADATGPRSAQQVLGDPQVDIAVLETARGGLLRRGLGYDWSDVGVITNITADHLGQDGLDSIEDLAHVKAVVAERVRDGGTLVLNADDPWVRSLASRPRVRADRKRLVWFGLDPGNPVLTEHLGRGGTAYLLQDGWLVQATGARRTPLLRVAEVPGAYGGAALHGAANALAAIAAARALGARPETVAARLSEFDPGVDNPGRGTLLRLGDVSVFLDYGHNPAALAATLRTLHRLWGANRCVAAVTLPGDRRDDLLAASAQILADGLTRAVLYDDQDRRGRAPGEVPALVEREMRARRPNLRAVRANGFREAVTTALDLAETGDVVLVIYEKWGPMRAFLTELGAGPAGARPMTPVTAAVRAIPQLVSSSVTDHGHF, from the coding sequence ATGAAGATCGAGAGCCTGCGCCGCCTGCGCGGCCCCAACGTGTATCTGTCCCGGCCGGCGGTGGTGGCCCGGTTGCGCCTGGAGGAGCTGACCGGCCGGGAGACCTCTGACGTCACCGGCTTCACCGAACGCCTGCTGCGGGCGCTGCCCGGGCTGGCCGAGCACCACTGCGCGGCCGGCGCGCCGGGCGGGTTCGTCAGCCGGCTGCGCGGCGGCACCTACTTCGGGCACGTCACCGAGCACGTCTGCCTGGAGCTGTCCCAGCTGATCGGCCGGGACGTCAGCTTCGGGCGCACCGTGTCGGCCGGCGAGCCGGGCCTCTACGACGTGATCCTGGAGTGCCCGGTCGACGAGTCGCCCGAGTCCCGGGTGCCCGGCGAGCTGCTGGAGGCCGCGGTGGACCTGGTGCTGGCGGTGCAGGCCGGGCAGGCGGGGCAGCCGCCGCGCCTGGCCGAGCTGGCCGCCCTCGCCGAGCGGGAGGCGACCGGGCCGAGCACCCGGGCGATCATCGCGGCCGCCCGGCGGCGCGGCATCCCGGTCGAGCGGTTCGACGACCTGAGCCTGGTCCGGCTCGGCTGGGGCACCCGGCGGCGGATGGCCTGGGCCGCGATGACCGACCGGACCAGCGGCGTCGGCATCGACATCGCCGGCGACAAGCACGTCACCCGCTGCCTGCTCGGCGAGGCCGGCATCCCGGTGGCGGCCGGCGGCGCGGCGACCACCGTGGAGGAGGCGGTGCGGCTGCTGGACGAGCTCGGCGCTCCGGTCGTGGTCAAGCCCCGGCAGGGCCGTCAGGGCCGGCACGTGGTGCTCGGGCTGGGCACCCGGGAGGCGGTCGAGCGCGCGTTCGGCGAGGCCGGCGGCGACGTGGTGGTCGAACGGCAGCTCGCCGGCCGCGACTACCGGGTGCTGATGGTGGCCGGCGAGGTGGCGGCCGCGGCCGAGCGGATCGCCGCGCACGTGGTCGGCGACGGTACGACGACCCTGGCCGGGCTGGTCGAGCGGACCAACGCCGACCCGCGCCGCGGCCCCGGCCACTCCCGGGTGCTGACCCGGATCGCGCTGGACGAGGTGGCGCTGCGGGTGGCCGGGATCGGCCCGGACGACGTGCCGGCCGAGGGGGAGACGGTCTGGTTGCGCGAGTGCGCCAACCTGTCCACCGGCGGGACCAGCCGGGACGTCACCGACCAGGTGCACCCGGACGTGACCCGGCTGTGCCAGCGGGTGGTCGCCCTGGTCGGCCTGGACATCGCCGGGATCGACCTGCGCCTGCCGGACATCGGGGCGCCGCTCCCGCCGGCCGGGGAGACCGAGCCGGCCGGCGGGGTGATCGAGGTGAACGCGGTGCCCGGGCTGCGGATGCACCTGGCCCCGGTACGCGGCCGCTCGCGGGACGTGGGCGACGCGATCGTCCGGGCGATGTTCCCGGGCGGCTCCGACGGGCGGATCCCGACCGTCGCGGTGACCGGCACGAATGGCAAGACCACCGTCACCCGGTTGACCGCGCACCTGCTCGGCGGTGGCGGGCACCGGGTCGGCGCGGCCACCACCGACGGGGTGTTCGTCGACGGCCGGGCGGTGTACCTGGCCGACGCCACCGGGCCGCGCTCGGCACAGCAGGTGCTCGGCGACCCGCAGGTGGACATCGCGGTGCTGGAGACCGCGCGGGGCGGGCTGCTGCGCCGCGGGCTGGGCTACGACTGGTCGGACGTCGGGGTGATCACCAACATCACCGCGGACCACCTGGGTCAGGACGGGCTGGACTCGATCGAGGACCTGGCGCACGTCAAGGCGGTGGTGGCCGAACGGGTCCGGGACGGCGGCACGCTGGTGCTCAACGCCGACGACCCGTGGGTGCGCAGCCTGGCGTCCCGGCCCCGGGTGCGGGCCGACCGGAAACGACTGGTCTGGTTCGGGCTCGACCCGGGGAACCCGGTGCTGACCGAGCACCTGGGCCGGGGCGGGACCGCGTACCTGCTGCAGGACGGTTGGCTCGTGCAGGCCACCGGGGCCCGGCGCACGCCGCTGCTGCGGGTGGCCGAGGTGCCCGGGGCGTACGGCGGCGCCGCCCTGCACGGCGCGGCCAACGCGCTCGCCGCGATCGCGGCGGCCCGGGCCCTGGGTGCCCGCCCGGAGACCGTGGCGGCCCGGCTCAGCGAGTTCGACCCGGGCGTCGACAACCCGGGCCGGGGCACCCTGCTGCGGCTCGGCGACGTCTCGGTCTTCCTGGACTACGGGCACAACCCGGCCGCGCTCGCCGCCACCCTGCGTACCCTGCACCGGCTCTGGGGGGCGAACCGGTGCGTGGCCGCGGTGACGCTGCCGGGCGACCGGCGCGACGACCTGCTGGCCGCGTCCGCCCAGATTCTGGCGGACGGGCTGACCCGGGCCGTGCTCTACGACGACCAGGACCGGCGGGGACGCGCGCCGGGGGAGGTGCCGGCGCTGGTCGAGCGGGAGATGCGGGCCCGCCGGCCGAACCTGCGGGCGGTCCGCGCGAACGGGTTCCGGGAGGCGGTGACCACCGCGCTGGATCTGGCCGAGACGGGCGACGTGGTGCTGGTGATCTACGAGAAGTGGGGGCCGATGCGGGCCTTCCTGACCGAGCTGGGCGCCGGCCCGGCCGGTGCCCGGCCGATGACGCCGGTCACCGCCGCGGTGCGAGCCATCCCACAACTGGTGTCAAGCAGTGTGACAGATCATGGACATTTTTGA
- a CDS encoding helix-turn-helix domain-containing protein, whose product MVSHVTPPEALDWDVDNCTISRAMEILGEKWTMLVLREIFSGIRRFDDMRVRTRIPRQVLANRLTALVAAGVLRREPYQEPGARVRHEYRLTEKGFDLYPVLIALAGWGNRYLADPAGPPIQFVHRECAAEVDVAIRCADGHDVTDHRDVLPRPGPGARRRG is encoded by the coding sequence ATGGTCAGCCACGTCACACCGCCGGAAGCCCTCGACTGGGACGTGGACAACTGCACCATCTCGCGAGCCATGGAGATCCTCGGCGAGAAGTGGACGATGCTGGTGCTCCGCGAGATCTTCTCCGGCATCCGACGCTTCGACGACATGCGGGTGCGTACCCGGATACCCCGACAGGTGCTCGCCAACCGGCTGACCGCCCTGGTCGCGGCCGGGGTGCTGCGCCGTGAGCCGTACCAGGAGCCGGGCGCCCGGGTCCGCCACGAGTACCGGCTCACCGAGAAGGGCTTCGACCTCTACCCGGTGCTGATCGCCCTGGCCGGCTGGGGCAACCGCTACCTGGCCGACCCGGCCGGCCCGCCGATCCAGTTCGTGCACCGCGAGTGCGCGGCCGAGGTGGATGTGGCGATCCGCTGCGCCGACGGCCACGACGTCACCGACCACCGCGACGTGCTGCCCCGCCCGGGTCCGGGCGCCCGGCGCCGGGGCTAG
- a CDS encoding peptidylprolyl isomerase: protein MSSIKDRQRAAARARLEKEMAERATAAKNRRRRQAIIGSALAVVVIAGVAVLLVNHLKKDDKKPTAGASALPAGTVACTWTPAGATGGKVKEVGTPPTAVPNTGTSTLTLDTNLGPIEATIDLSKAPCTGASYKFLASKNFLDNTKCHRLVNQDGFKVLQCGDPFATGKGYRETDGQGGPGYMMAEENLPTDTNNPYPAGSIAMAKTQQPGTTGSQFFICADNTQLPPQYTLLGKITKGLDLVQSVVKAGDDGAFAQSAGGGHPKKELDIKTMTVS from the coding sequence GTGTCGTCGATCAAGGACCGGCAGCGCGCGGCGGCGCGGGCCCGGCTCGAGAAGGAGATGGCCGAGCGGGCCACCGCCGCCAAGAACCGACGCCGCCGCCAGGCGATCATCGGTTCCGCCCTCGCCGTGGTGGTGATCGCCGGTGTCGCCGTGCTGCTCGTCAACCACCTGAAGAAGGACGACAAGAAGCCCACCGCCGGCGCCAGCGCCCTCCCGGCCGGCACCGTCGCCTGCACCTGGACCCCGGCCGGCGCGACCGGCGGCAAGGTCAAGGAGGTCGGCACCCCGCCGACCGCGGTGCCGAACACCGGCACCAGCACGCTGACCCTCGACACCAACCTCGGCCCGATCGAGGCCACGATCGACCTCAGCAAGGCCCCGTGCACCGGCGCCAGCTACAAGTTCCTCGCGTCGAAGAACTTCCTCGACAACACCAAGTGCCACCGCCTGGTCAACCAGGACGGCTTCAAGGTCCTGCAGTGCGGCGACCCGTTCGCCACCGGCAAGGGATACCGCGAGACCGACGGTCAGGGCGGCCCCGGCTACATGATGGCCGAGGAGAACCTGCCGACCGACACGAACAACCCGTATCCCGCGGGCTCGATCGCGATGGCGAAGACGCAGCAGCCCGGCACGACCGGCAGCCAGTTCTTCATCTGCGCGGACAACACCCAGCTCCCGCCGCAGTACACGCTGCTGGGCAAGATCACCAAGGGTCTCGACCTGGTGCAGAGCGTGGTGAAGGCCGGTGACGACGGGGCGTTCGCGCAGTCGGCCGGCGGCGGTCACCCGAAGAAGGAACTCGACATCAAGACGATGACGGTCTCCTGA